From the Natrarchaeobaculum aegyptiacum genome, one window contains:
- a CDS encoding acetylglutamate/acetylaminoadipate kinase, with protein MTVVVKIGGARAVEPEGALADVASLVEGGEDVVLTHGGSTAVDETLEALGKEPTYVETPGGVVGRFTDEETMDVFKMVMPGKLNTDLVESLQNEGVNAVGLSGTDGKLLCGKRKSAVRVEEDGKKKIKRGDHSGKIESVNADLLETVLTGGYMPVVSVPVLGAEKDGGYTAVNADADRAAAAIAGALEADLVVLTDVSGIYEDPDDESTKIDSASTPEEFAAVKDAAEGFMTKKVMAAEEALEGGAASVVVASANADEPISSALDGEGTTLEQGALEDESDADDAETEAAE; from the coding sequence ATGACGGTGGTCGTCAAGATCGGCGGCGCTCGCGCCGTCGAACCGGAGGGCGCGCTCGCGGACGTCGCGAGCCTCGTCGAAGGGGGCGAGGACGTCGTCCTCACCCACGGCGGTTCGACCGCCGTCGACGAGACCCTCGAGGCGCTGGGCAAGGAACCAACCTACGTCGAGACGCCCGGCGGCGTCGTCGGCCGCTTCACCGACGAGGAGACGATGGACGTCTTCAAGATGGTCATGCCCGGCAAACTCAACACCGACCTGGTCGAAAGCTTACAGAACGAGGGCGTGAACGCGGTCGGCCTCTCGGGCACCGACGGCAAACTGCTCTGTGGCAAGCGCAAATCAGCCGTTCGCGTCGAGGAAGACGGCAAGAAGAAGATCAAGCGCGGCGACCACTCCGGCAAGATCGAGTCCGTCAACGCGGATCTGCTCGAGACCGTCCTCACGGGCGGCTACATGCCCGTCGTCTCCGTTCCAGTGCTGGGCGCGGAGAAAGACGGTGGCTATACGGCCGTCAACGCCGACGCCGACCGCGCCGCGGCTGCGATCGCGGGCGCACTCGAGGCCGACCTCGTCGTCCTCACGGACGTCTCGGGTATCTACGAGGACCCCGACGACGAGTCGACGAAGATCGATTCGGCGTCGACGCCCGAGGAATTCGCCGCCGTCAAAGACGCTGCCGAGGGATTCATGACGAAGAAAGTCATGGCCGCCGAGGAAGCCCTCGAGGGGGGCGCGGCGTCGGTCGTCGTCGCCAGCGCGAACGCCGACGAACCGATCTCGAGTGCGCTCGACGGCGAGGGGACGACCCTCGAGCAGGGTGCGCTCGAAGACGAATCCGACGCGGACGACGCGGAAACGGAGGCTGCAGAATGA
- the argC gene encoding N-acetyl-gamma-glutamyl-phosphate reductase, translating into MAVDSETQTDGSTEAVTATVIGGSGFTGGELLRLLAGHPNFELAEVTSRSKAGKSVGSVHPPLRGADLRFTEPEDLASVDVLFAATPHGVSMGQIDEFFDVADTVVDLSADFRLNTEEQYEQWYDGHDAPEYLERSEYALPEINRENLAGADLIAGGGCNATATILGLYPLFEHDVLEGDEQIVVDVKVGSSEGGAGGGEASSHPERSGVVRPYAPTGHRHEAEIEQFLGTSVSFTCHAVDMIRGASATSHVFPNGPVSKGDLWKAYRGSYEDEPFVRMAAGGSGVYRYPEPKAVAGTNVAEVGFELDPSNKRVVVFSAIDNMMKGSAGQAVHAANVALGLEETAGLEFAGLHPVGAP; encoded by the coding sequence ATGGCAGTCGATTCAGAGACCCAGACAGACGGAAGTACAGAAGCCGTTACCGCGACGGTTATCGGTGGTTCGGGCTTTACGGGCGGCGAACTCCTTCGCCTGCTCGCCGGCCACCCGAATTTCGAACTCGCCGAGGTGACGAGCCGATCGAAAGCCGGCAAGAGCGTCGGCTCGGTCCACCCGCCGCTACGCGGGGCCGACCTTCGCTTTACCGAACCCGAGGACTTGGCGTCAGTCGACGTCCTCTTTGCCGCGACGCCACACGGCGTTTCGATGGGACAGATCGACGAGTTCTTCGACGTTGCGGACACGGTCGTCGACCTCTCGGCTGACTTCCGGCTGAACACCGAAGAACAGTACGAGCAGTGGTACGACGGCCACGACGCGCCCGAGTATCTCGAGCGCTCGGAGTACGCCCTGCCCGAGATCAACCGTGAGAACCTCGCGGGCGCGGACCTGATCGCCGGCGGCGGCTGTAACGCCACCGCCACCATTCTCGGGCTGTACCCGCTTTTCGAACACGACGTCCTCGAGGGTGACGAACAGATCGTCGTCGACGTCAAGGTCGGCTCGAGCGAGGGCGGCGCTGGCGGTGGCGAGGCCTCTTCTCACCCCGAGCGGTCGGGCGTCGTCCGCCCGTACGCGCCGACAGGTCACCGTCACGAAGCCGAGATCGAACAGTTCCTCGGCACCTCGGTCTCGTTTACCTGCCACGCCGTGGATATGATTCGTGGCGCGAGCGCGACGAGTCACGTCTTCCCGAACGGCCCCGTCTCGAAGGGCGACCTCTGGAAAGCCTACCGGGGAAGCTACGAAGACGAGCCGTTCGTCCGCATGGCCGCCGGCGGCTCCGGCGTCTACCGCTACCCCGAACCGAAGGCCGTCGCCGGGACGAACGTCGCCGAGGTCGGCTTCGAACTCGACCCGTCGAACAAGCGCGTCGTCGTCTTCTCGGCCATCGACAACATGATGAAAGGCTCGGCCGGTCAGGCCGTCCACGCGGCCAACGTCGCGCTCGGCCTCGAAGAGACCGCCGGCCTCGAGTTCGCGGGACTGCACCCCGTGGGGGCACCCTAG
- the lysX gene encoding lysine biosynthesis protein LysX, protein MKVGILYSRIRKDEKLLLNELRERDHEVEKIDVRKQTFDISEAPAAYADLDVVVDRCLATSRSLYATQFFEAYGIPVVNSHETADICADKVKNSLALEHAGVPTPATKVAFTKESALEAIEDFGYPCVLKPVVGSWGRLMAKIDSPDAAEAILEHKSTLGHYEHKIFYVQEFVEKPGRDIRVVATDGEPVAAMVRSSDHWITNAAKGAETDVFELDDEARELVQKASDAVGGGLLGVDLMETEDGYTVHEVNHTVEFKALDGAVDTDVAGAVVDWLETKAAADEPEVTA, encoded by the coding sequence GTGAAGGTAGGAATACTCTACTCCCGGATTCGAAAGGACGAGAAGCTCCTGTTGAACGAGCTGCGCGAACGCGATCACGAGGTCGAAAAGATCGACGTTCGCAAGCAGACCTTCGACATCAGCGAGGCACCCGCGGCATACGCGGACCTCGACGTCGTCGTCGACCGCTGTCTCGCCACGAGCCGAAGCCTCTACGCCACGCAGTTCTTCGAGGCCTACGGCATCCCCGTGGTCAACAGCCACGAGACTGCGGACATCTGCGCCGACAAGGTCAAGAACAGCCTCGCACTCGAGCACGCTGGCGTCCCGACGCCCGCGACGAAAGTCGCGTTCACGAAAGAGAGCGCACTCGAGGCCATCGAGGACTTCGGCTACCCCTGCGTCCTCAAACCCGTCGTGGGCTCGTGGGGTCGCCTGATGGCCAAGATCGACTCCCCGGACGCCGCGGAGGCGATCTTAGAGCACAAGTCGACGCTCGGCCACTACGAGCACAAGATCTTCTACGTCCAGGAGTTCGTCGAGAAGCCGGGGCGTGACATCCGCGTCGTCGCGACCGACGGCGAACCCGTCGCTGCGATGGTTCGATCCTCCGACCACTGGATCACCAACGCCGCGAAGGGGGCGGAGACGGACGTCTTCGAACTCGACGACGAGGCTCGCGAACTCGTCCAGAAGGCCAGCGACGCCGTCGGCGGCGGGCTGCTGGGTGTGGACCTGATGGAGACCGAAGATGGATACACCGTCCACGAGGTCAACCACACCGTCGAGTTCAAGGCCCTCGACGGAGCCGTCGACACCGACGTCGCGGGCGCCGTCGTCGACTGGCTCGAGACGAAAGCCGCGGCCGACGAACCCGAGGTGACAGCCTGA
- the lysW gene encoding lysine biosynthesis protein LysW, whose protein sequence is MTECVECGAEVSLHDDLEVGEIVDCTTCGAELEVVDTEPPVLERAPELEEDWGE, encoded by the coding sequence ATGACCGAATGCGTCGAGTGTGGGGCCGAGGTGTCCCTGCACGACGATCTGGAAGTCGGAGAGATCGTTGACTGTACGACCTGCGGAGCCGAACTGGAAGTCGTCGACACGGAGCCACCAGTCCTCGAGCGAGCCCCCGAGCTCGAAGAGGACTGGGGTGAGTGA